AATGTTGGCATCCGGATATTTTTCCCACCACCGTTTGGCCGCGAACACAGATTTGGTGGCGTCCTTGAATCCGTTGGGGGTCAAAGGACGTTTGGCATTGGGAGCGACGGGAAACACCGCCCAGCCGAGTTCGATGTAAGCGAGCGCTTGTTCCAAACTCATGATGAAACCCCTGCGGGGACGGCGACATCGGTAGAGCGATTCCGCATTTGAAACGTGTTCAACGCCCGCATGATTTTCTGATGGTTGAACCGCAGGTTGAGAAGGCATGACGCCTTGTACCGCGTGATGGGACCCTTCAAAATTTCATGCGGCAAATACTGCAGCTGTTTCGGCGTGGGTGGACTTTGAAGCCATCGGCGGGATTTGTGCGCCGCCTCTTCGGTTTCGTTGGAGTTCATCCAATCATCAGCGGAGGCGAGGCAGGCCACGCGGTCGCCCACATATAGAACCTGTGGCCACTGGCCTTCCACTCCACCTACCGCATGCCACAATCCGTTAATGTCCAGAACAACGCTCCACGCGACGAATCCCGTTGCCGCAAGGATAGATCCGTCACCATTTACATCGCACCATTGGAAAGACGACCGCGCCAACAGATCGATCTCGGTCATCTCAAATTCTTCCAGCGTCTTTTCTTTAGCGACGGGGAATACATGGCCGCAAAACGGACATTCTCGAAGCCGAATCGGCACCTCGGCCTCGCATTCGGGGCAGATTTTTAAGGGTGGCACTCCGGAGCGTTCCTTGTCGGCCTTCTCCGGTTGATCCAAATCAATGTCTTGCTCAAGCGAACCGTGCGTTAATGCCGACGTTCCGAAATCCAAAACAACACAATCGGTTTTGAGGAGTCCGGGGTAACGATCCGGCTCGATCTTTCGTAGCCCGCGCCCGATCATTTGCACGAAGGTTGATTTGTGGGAGCAAGGGCGTAAAAGAACGACGCAGGAGACAGGTGGACAGTCCCAGCCTTCGGTGGCCACGGCAACGTTGACCAACACCTGCGTCTCGCCGGAGTCCAGGCGTTGAAAAACAGATTCACGTTCCGCGTCCGGCGTTTCGCCCGTGACTATTTCGGCTTTGACACCTGACGCAACGAACGCGGCCAAAACATGCTCCGCGTGAGCGATTGTGGAACAAAAAATCACTGTGCGTCTCTCGCCCGCCTTCTCCCGCCAATGCCGAACGATGGCGTCCGTTATCGGTTTACGGTCCATGATCATCGCCACCTCGTTCATGTCGAACTCAGAAGCCAACCGGCGCACGTTCCGTAATTCTTCCTGCACGCCCAAGTCGATCACGAACGTGCGGGGCCGCACGAGCTGACCGGAAGCGATCATTTCTCCCAAGCTAATTTGGTCGGCACAGTTGTTGAAAATGTTGCGGAGCGATTTGCCGTCACCGCGATTGGGCGTGGCGGTGACGCCGTAAATTTTCAGATGACCATTCTTTGATTTGGCGGCATCTATGATGCGCCGGTAGGTCGCCGCCTCGGCGTGATGCGCTTCGTCAACCACGAGAAGATCCAAATACGGCATCTGCGACAGATTGTTCTCGCGCGAAAGCGTTTGCACCATCGCAAAGACAGCGTCGCCATCCCATGATTTCGTTTTCGCGTCGATCACCGAGACATTCAAATGTGGATTCACTTTTCGGAACTTGTCCATGTTCTGCGCCGTGATCTCGTCGCGGTGCGCTAGGATCGCGGCCTTTCCGCCGTGACCGTTCAACATTTGGCCGATCACGGCGGAGAGCATGATTGTCTTGCCCGATCCGGTGGGCGCCACGCCGAGCGTGTTTCCGCGTTCAAGAAGAGCTTTGACGCTCTTCTCGACGAATTCCTTTTGTCGAACCCGAAGAATCATCGGGCGATTAGAATTTGAGATCCGATTGAGCGGGTGCGGCGACTACCGCTGGTCTTTCAGTCGCGGCTTTCGGGGTCGACACTCTTCCTTTGTCGACCTCTTCACCTTCCACGAAGAACTTGGAAACCTTGTTTCGTTTCTTCCCTTCGTATTCGTCCACAATTACATGGGCGCGGCAGTATTTGCGGAGATACTCGTCGGTGTCGAAATCGAGAGATCCGTCATACGGCAATCCGAGCGCGTGATTAACTCTCAA
Above is a window of Elusimicrobiota bacterium DNA encoding:
- the rhlB_2 gene encoding ATP-dependent RNA helicase RhlB — encoded protein: MILRVRQKEFVEKSVKALLERGNTLGVAPTGSGKTIMLSAVIGQMLNGHGGKAAILAHRDEITAQNMDKFRKVNPHLNVSVIDAKTKSWDGDAVFAMVQTLSRENNLSQMPYLDLLVVDEAHHAEAATYRRIIDAAKSKNGHLKIYGVTATPNRGDGKSLRNIFNNCADQISLGEMIASGQLVRPRTFVIDLGVQEELRNVRRLASEFDMNEVAMIMDRKPITDAIVRHWREKAGERRTVIFCSTIAHAEHVLAAFVASGVKAEIVTGETPDAERESVFQRLDSGETQVLVNVAVATEGWDCPPVSCVVLLRPCSHKSTFVQMIGRGLRKIEPDRYPGLLKTDCVVLDFGTSALTHGSLEQDIDLDQPEKADKERSGVPPLKICPECEAEVPIRLRECPFCGHVFPVAKEKTLEEFEMTEIDLLARSSFQWCDVNGDGSILAATGFVAWSVVLDINGLWHAVGGVEGQWPQVLYVGDRVACLASADDWMNSNETEEAAHKSRRWLQSPPTPKQLQYLPHEILKGPITRYKASCLLNLRFNHQKIMRALNTFQMRNRSTDVAVPAGVSS